From a region of the Comamonadaceae bacterium OTU4NAUVB1 genome:
- a CDS encoding LysR substrate-binding domain-containing protein, protein MRLDPVSLRLFVAVMEEGTIAAAARREHLAPAAVSHRLSELEGALGTALFQRSNKGTRATAAAHTLLGLARGVLHGLDDIAEQMAGHAGGVRGHVRVFANISAITQFLPDDLRRFMDAAPRVQVHLQERISSAIARAVADSRADIGILNAGAHGEALTVLPYREDELVLIVPRGHPLAARRRVRLRDALAHDFVGAHPGSAVNDRLHRAAAELGLPLRLRIQVGGYDAMSLMVAAGMGVGVLPRLSARLYLSALNVRAVTLDEPWARRQLVVCVRALDALSPAARSLVDHLCGGAAPAA, encoded by the coding sequence ATGCGACTCGATCCCGTTTCATTGCGCCTCTTCGTCGCCGTCATGGAGGAGGGCACCATCGCCGCGGCCGCCCGGCGCGAGCACCTCGCGCCGGCGGCGGTCAGCCACCGCCTCAGCGAGCTGGAGGGCGCGCTGGGCACCGCGCTGTTCCAGCGCAGCAACAAGGGCACGCGCGCGACCGCGGCGGCGCACACGCTGCTGGGGCTGGCGCGCGGGGTGCTCCACGGGCTGGACGACATCGCCGAGCAGATGGCCGGCCACGCCGGCGGCGTGCGCGGCCACGTGCGCGTGTTCGCCAACATCTCGGCCATCACGCAGTTCCTGCCGGACGATCTGCGCCGCTTCATGGACGCTGCGCCCCGGGTGCAGGTGCACCTGCAGGAGCGCATCAGCAGCGCGATCGCGCGCGCGGTCGCCGACAGCCGCGCCGACATCGGCATCCTGAACGCCGGCGCCCACGGCGAAGCGCTGACGGTGCTGCCCTACCGCGAGGACGAACTGGTGCTGATCGTGCCGCGCGGTCATCCGCTGGCGGCCCGGCGCAGGGTGCGGCTGCGCGACGCGCTGGCGCACGATTTCGTGGGCGCCCACCCGGGCAGCGCCGTCAACGACCGGCTGCACCGCGCCGCCGCCGAGCTGGGCCTGCCGCTGCGCCTGCGCATCCAGGTCGGGGGCTACGACGCGATGTCGCTCATGGTCGCCGCCGGCATGGGCGTGGGCGTGCTGCCGCGCCTGAGCGCGCGGCTCTATCTTTCAGCGCTGAATGTCCGTGCCGTGACGCTCGACGAGCCGTGGGCGCGACGCCAGCTGGTGGTGTGCGTGCGCGCGCTCGACGCACTGTCGCCCGCCGCCCGCAGCCTGGTCGATCACCTGTGCGGGGGCGCGGCGCCTGCGGCCTGA
- a CDS encoding HDOD domain-containing protein, translating to MAHTPQTTSAPPSIPAGTALRRVMVDAQGRVAAYRVSTAGPRGSATSIAAFTQQDEAGDGVPNLTRPTFLRCTCAELAACDLAGLDAATTVFDVRESAGMASASLLQERAVLESAHGRGFRLAFDAKLLQTTHAAFMPLTSFVILDMAALEVGRAATVARALQRRQQAETVAVQVRTPAVFDALADAGVTLYEGLWFAEPARRTATAPLGHAGLLELMNMVAQDADVARIEALLQRQPTTSFELLRHLNAAGFGRRSEVTSFRQAVMTIGMAGLLRWTALLLARTRAGAVAPAASTLAVVRGRMMELLVRDGPASGEADLAFIAGMFSMLDVLLQVPLEQALGLLCLPTVVTDTVLHDRGPLGRYLQIARACEKNDMATLSILAERFGIPVAHAVRTHGQALAWAERLEH from the coding sequence ATGGCGCACACGCCGCAAACAACTTCCGCTCCGCCTTCCATCCCCGCCGGCACCGCCCTGCGCCGCGTCATGGTCGATGCGCAGGGCCGGGTGGCGGCGTACCGGGTCTCGACCGCCGGCCCGCGCGGCAGCGCGACATCGATCGCGGCGTTCACGCAGCAGGACGAGGCCGGCGACGGCGTGCCGAACCTCACGCGGCCCACGTTCCTGCGCTGCACGTGCGCCGAGCTGGCGGCCTGCGACCTCGCGGGGCTCGATGCGGCGACCACGGTCTTCGACGTGCGCGAGAGCGCGGGCATGGCATCCGCGAGCCTGCTGCAGGAACGCGCGGTGCTGGAGTCGGCGCACGGGCGGGGCTTCCGGCTGGCGTTCGACGCCAAGCTGCTGCAGACCACCCACGCCGCGTTCATGCCGCTCACCTCGTTCGTGATCCTGGACATGGCGGCGCTGGAGGTCGGTCGGGCCGCCACGGTCGCCCGGGCGCTGCAGCGCCGCCAGCAGGCCGAGACGGTCGCCGTCCAGGTCCGCACGCCCGCGGTCTTCGACGCCCTGGCCGATGCCGGCGTCACCCTCTACGAGGGCCTGTGGTTCGCCGAGCCGGCCCGTCGCACCGCCACGGCCCCGCTCGGCCATGCCGGCCTGCTCGAACTGATGAACATGGTCGCGCAGGACGCCGACGTCGCGCGGATCGAGGCCCTGCTCCAGCGCCAGCCCACCACGAGCTTCGAACTCCTGCGCCACCTCAACGCGGCCGGCTTCGGCCGCCGCAGCGAGGTGACGTCGTTCCGGCAGGCCGTCATGACCATCGGCATGGCCGGGCTGCTGCGCTGGACCGCCCTGCTGCTGGCGCGCACCCGCGCCGGCGCGGTGGCCCCGGCGGCCAGCACCCTGGCCGTGGTGCGGGGCCGGATGATGGAGCTGCTGGTGCGCGACGGCCCGGCCTCGGGCGAAGCCGACCTCGCCTTCATCGCCGGCATGTTCTCGATGCTCGACGTCCTGCTGCAGGTGCCGCTCGAGCAGGCGCTCGGGCTGCTGTGCCTGCCGACCGTGGTGACCGACACCGTGCTGCACGATCGCGGCCCGCTCGGGCGCTACCTGCAGATCGCCCGGGCCTGCGAGAAGAACGACATGGCCACGCTGTCGATCCTGGCCGAGCGTTTCGGCATCCCGGTGGCCCACGCCGTGCGCACGCACGGCCAGGCCCTGGCCTGGGCCGAGCGCCTGGAACACTGA
- the mntP gene encoding manganese efflux pump MntP: MNLASTVVLALAMSTDAFAAAVIKGTALRKPRWSEALRTGGIFGVIEGITPLIGWGLGYAAAGYVKSWDHWIAFGLLTLLGLRMVLAALNADPEEVDEKPARHGFWLLAITGFATSIDAMAVGVGLAFLDVNIVPVALAIGFTTFVMVTIGVMVGRVLGNIAGRWAEGIGGVLLIGIGSAILYEHLHGLA; this comes from the coding sequence ATGAATCTCGCCTCCACCGTCGTGCTCGCCCTGGCGATGTCCACCGACGCTTTCGCCGCCGCCGTCATCAAGGGCACGGCCCTGCGGAAACCCCGCTGGTCCGAAGCCCTGCGAACCGGCGGCATCTTCGGCGTCATCGAAGGCATCACGCCCCTCATCGGCTGGGGACTGGGCTACGCGGCGGCCGGCTATGTCAAGTCCTGGGACCACTGGATCGCGTTCGGGCTCCTGACCCTGCTGGGGCTGCGCATGGTGCTCGCCGCCCTCAACGCCGATCCTGAGGAGGTCGACGAGAAACCGGCGCGCCACGGCTTCTGGCTGCTGGCCATCACCGGCTTCGCCACCAGCATCGACGCGATGGCCGTCGGGGTCGGGCTGGCCTTCCTCGATGTGAACATCGTCCCGGTCGCGCTGGCGATCGGCTTCACGACCTTCGTGATGGTCACCATCGGCGTGATGGTCGGGCGCGTGCTGGGCAACATCGCCGGGCGCTGGGCCGAGGGGATCGGCGGCGTGCTGCTGATCGGCATCGGAAGCGCCATCCTCTACGAGCACCTCCACGGCTTGGCCTAA
- a CDS encoding sigma-54-dependent Fis family transcriptional regulator, whose product MTDAAGMGRRTDRARELFFNQGRTPKDDVASHIARSWARSRGAGVGSMVAMPLDAAELRVRREAARLLLDSAQPELDALAEHAIGQGCVVIVTDATGVILDEVGSPDFLPKAERAALLPGVEWSERRCGTNAIGTVLVERRPLAVLGGEHFLSSHGALGCAAAPIFAGRRDLAGVLDISGDAIRIDGHTLGLVRMASQQIEHRMMLARAAAGDGELLRFHARPAVLGSPREGLIEVVDGRIVAVNRIALALLERPIEDLLDQPLARWFGHAARRGDASGGGDGADFGLALPDGRALVARRQRGDGRRVASAGSHRRAALRPPARDDPGTVLDADAVADPVAEDPRVARALAQAVKVLDAGVAVLVTGETGVGKEVFARRLHAASRHRDGPLVIVNCAALPESLIESELFGYDEGAFTGARRQGSVGRIREASGGTLMLDEIGDMPPVLQTRLLRVLEDRTVQPLGGGRAVRVDFQLVCATHRDLAALVEAGRFRADLRYRVDGHEVRLPSLRERSDRGALVRRLFAEAGGRDRRLALGADALEALEAHPWPGNLRELASVVRVLAALADPDRTLGRDALPPRFQAGSPSAPVAASTIEPIRVPSGHPPDGTAPPDRVPPAPLPLADAARRQIDQALQATAGNVARAAARLGVHRSTVYRHLGRVGGGAGARDGVVY is encoded by the coding sequence ATGACGGATGCGGCGGGCATGGGGCGGCGGACCGATCGGGCCCGCGAACTCTTCTTCAACCAGGGCCGCACCCCCAAGGACGACGTCGCCTCCCACATCGCGCGTTCGTGGGCGCGCTCGCGCGGCGCCGGGGTCGGAAGCATGGTGGCGATGCCCCTGGACGCGGCCGAGCTGCGCGTGCGCCGCGAAGCCGCCCGCCTGCTGCTCGACAGCGCCCAGCCCGAGCTCGACGCCCTGGCCGAACACGCCATCGGCCAGGGCTGCGTGGTGATCGTCACCGACGCGACCGGCGTCATCCTCGACGAGGTCGGCAGCCCCGACTTCCTGCCCAAGGCCGAGCGCGCCGCGCTGCTGCCGGGCGTGGAATGGTCGGAGCGCCGCTGCGGCACCAACGCCATCGGCACGGTGCTGGTGGAGCGGCGGCCGCTGGCCGTGCTGGGCGGGGAGCATTTCCTGTCGAGCCACGGCGCGCTGGGCTGCGCGGCGGCGCCGATCTTCGCCGGACGCCGCGACCTCGCCGGCGTGCTGGACATCTCCGGCGACGCCATCCGCATCGACGGCCACACGCTGGGCCTGGTGCGCATGGCGTCGCAGCAGATCGAGCATCGGATGATGCTGGCCCGCGCCGCCGCGGGCGATGGCGAGCTGCTGCGTTTTCACGCCAGGCCGGCCGTCCTGGGCAGCCCGCGCGAGGGGCTGATCGAGGTCGTCGATGGCCGGATCGTCGCGGTGAACCGCATCGCGCTGGCCCTGCTGGAACGGCCGATCGAGGACCTCCTGGACCAGCCGCTGGCGCGCTGGTTCGGCCACGCCGCACGCCGGGGCGACGCCTCCGGAGGCGGCGATGGCGCCGACTTCGGCCTCGCCCTGCCCGACGGGCGCGCGCTGGTCGCGCGCCGGCAGCGCGGCGACGGGCGCCGGGTGGCGAGCGCCGGGTCACACCGACGCGCGGCGCTCCGGCCGCCGGCCCGGGACGACCCGGGCACCGTCCTCGACGCCGACGCCGTGGCCGACCCCGTGGCCGAGGACCCGCGCGTCGCGCGCGCGCTGGCGCAGGCCGTCAAGGTGCTCGACGCCGGCGTCGCCGTGCTGGTGACCGGCGAGACCGGCGTGGGCAAGGAGGTCTTCGCCCGCCGGCTGCACGCGGCCAGCCGGCACCGCGACGGCCCGCTGGTGATCGTCAACTGCGCGGCCCTGCCCGAGAGCCTGATCGAGTCCGAGCTGTTCGGCTACGACGAGGGCGCGTTCACCGGCGCCCGCCGGCAGGGGTCCGTCGGCCGCATCCGTGAGGCGAGCGGCGGCACCCTGATGCTCGACGAGATCGGCGACATGCCGCCGGTCCTGCAGACCCGGTTGCTGCGGGTGCTGGAGGACCGGACGGTCCAGCCCCTGGGCGGCGGCCGCGCGGTGCGGGTCGACTTCCAGCTCGTCTGCGCCACGCACCGCGACCTGGCCGCGCTCGTGGAGGCCGGACGGTTCCGCGCCGACCTGCGCTACCGGGTCGACGGTCACGAGGTGCGCCTGCCCAGCCTGCGCGAGCGCAGCGACCGGGGCGCGCTGGTGCGGCGGCTGTTCGCCGAGGCCGGCGGGCGCGACCGGCGCCTCGCGCTCGGCGCGGACGCCCTCGAGGCGCTCGAGGCGCATCCGTGGCCCGGCAACCTGCGCGAACTCGCGAGCGTGGTGCGGGTCCTGGCGGCGCTGGCCGACCCGGACCGCACGCTGGGCCGGGACGCGCTGCCTCCTCGGTTCCAGGCCGGGAGCCCGTCAGCGCCCGTGGCCGCGTCCACGATCGAGCCCATCCGCGTGCCGTCCGGCCATCCGCCCGACGGCACGGCGCCCCCGGACCGCGTCCCGCCCGCCCCGCTGCCGCTGGCCGACGCGGCGCGGCGCCAGATCGACCAGGCGCTCCAGGCGACGGCGGGCAACGTCGCCCGGGCCGCCGCGCGCCTGGGCGTCCATCGCAGCACCGTGTACCGCCACCTCGGTCGCGTGGGCGGCGGCGCCGGCGCGCGCGATGGTGTCGTTTATTAG
- a CDS encoding aldehyde dehydrogenase family protein, with translation MDMLEPGKFGTEVPFRKRYDNFIGGQWVAPAGGQYFENVTPVTGKVFCEIARSGAADVERALDAAHAAKAAWGRTSPTERANALLKIADRMEQNLAMLAMAETWDNGKPIRETTLADLPLAVDHFRYFASCIRSQEGGISEIDAKTYAYHFHEPLGVVGQIIPWNFPILMAVWKLAPALAAGNCVVLKPAEQTPASILVLMELIGDLLPPGVINVVNGFGLECGKPLASSNRIAKIAFTGETTTGRLIMQYASQNIIPVTLELGGKSPNVFFEDVMARDDSFLDKALEGFAMFALNQGEVCTCPSRALVQESIYERFMEKAVKRVEAIKQGSPLDMGTMIGAQASSEQLEKILSYLDIGRQEGAEVLTGGARNLLEGELKDGYYVKPTIFAGHNKMRIFQEEIFGPVVSVTTFKTEEEALEIANDTLYGLGAGVWSRDANRAFRMGRGIQAGRVWTNCYHHYPAHAAFGGYKSSGIGRENHKMMLDHYQQTKNLLVSYDESPMGFF, from the coding sequence ATGGACATGCTGGAACCCGGCAAATTCGGCACTGAGGTGCCCTTTCGCAAGCGCTACGACAACTTCATCGGCGGCCAGTGGGTGGCCCCGGCGGGTGGCCAGTACTTCGAGAACGTCACGCCGGTGACCGGGAAGGTGTTCTGCGAGATCGCCCGCTCCGGCGCGGCCGACGTCGAGCGCGCGCTCGACGCCGCGCACGCGGCGAAGGCCGCCTGGGGCCGGACCTCTCCGACCGAGCGCGCCAACGCGTTGCTGAAGATCGCCGACCGCATGGAGCAGAACCTGGCGATGCTGGCCATGGCCGAGACCTGGGACAACGGCAAGCCGATCCGGGAGACGACGCTGGCCGACCTGCCGCTCGCGGTCGACCACTTCCGCTACTTCGCCTCGTGCATCCGTTCCCAGGAGGGCGGCATCAGCGAGATCGACGCCAAGACCTATGCCTATCACTTCCACGAGCCGCTGGGCGTCGTCGGCCAGATCATCCCGTGGAACTTTCCGATCCTGATGGCGGTGTGGAAGCTGGCGCCGGCCCTGGCCGCCGGCAACTGCGTGGTGCTCAAGCCCGCCGAGCAGACGCCGGCGTCGATCCTGGTGCTGATGGAACTCATCGGCGACCTGCTGCCGCCGGGCGTGATCAACGTGGTGAACGGCTTCGGACTGGAGTGCGGCAAGCCGCTGGCGTCGAGCAACCGCATCGCCAAGATCGCCTTCACGGGCGAGACGACGACGGGGCGGCTGATCATGCAGTACGCCAGCCAGAACATCATCCCGGTGACGCTGGAGCTCGGCGGCAAGTCGCCCAACGTCTTCTTCGAGGACGTGATGGCGCGCGACGACAGCTTCCTGGACAAGGCGCTGGAGGGCTTCGCGATGTTCGCGCTCAACCAGGGCGAGGTCTGCACCTGCCCCAGCCGGGCGCTCGTGCAGGAGTCGATCTACGAGCGCTTCATGGAGAAGGCGGTCAAGCGCGTCGAGGCGATCAAGCAGGGCAGCCCGCTCGACATGGGCACCATGATCGGCGCGCAGGCCTCCAGCGAGCAGCTGGAGAAGATCCTGTCGTACCTCGACATCGGCCGGCAGGAGGGCGCCGAGGTGCTGACCGGTGGCGCGCGCAACCTGCTGGAGGGCGAACTCAAGGACGGCTACTACGTCAAGCCGACCATCTTCGCCGGCCACAACAAGATGCGCATCTTCCAGGAGGAGATCTTCGGCCCGGTCGTGTCGGTCACGACCTTCAAGACGGAGGAGGAGGCCCTGGAGATCGCCAACGACACGCTCTACGGCCTGGGCGCGGGCGTCTGGAGCCGCGACGCCAACCGCGCCTTCCGCATGGGGCGCGGCATCCAGGCCGGGCGCGTGTGGACCAACTGCTACCACCACTACCCGGCGCACGCGGCCTTCGGCGGCTACAAGTCCTCCGGCATCGGACGCGAGAACCACAAGATGATGCTCGACCACTACCAGCAGACCAAGAACCTGCTGGTGAGCTACGACGAATCGCCCATGGGGTTCTTTTGA
- a CDS encoding DUF779 domain-containing protein: MTDGGAVDLRRVICTPAAVDLIRTVRAKHGPVMFHQSGGCCDGSAPMCFPQGEFLLGDHDRLLGEIDGAPFYISGPQFAYWRHTQLIIDVVPGRGGMFSLEGPEGLRFLTRSRLFTDEESVRLQALEDAPHDAEAG; the protein is encoded by the coding sequence TTGACCGACGGCGGCGCGGTCGACCTGCGCCGGGTGATCTGCACGCCGGCGGCGGTGGACCTCATCCGCACCGTGCGCGCCAAGCACGGGCCGGTGATGTTCCACCAGTCCGGCGGCTGCTGCGACGGCAGCGCGCCGATGTGCTTTCCGCAGGGCGAGTTCTTGCTCGGCGATCACGACCGGCTGCTCGGGGAGATCGACGGCGCGCCGTTCTACATCAGCGGGCCGCAGTTCGCGTACTGGCGGCATACGCAGCTCATCATCGACGTGGTGCCCGGGCGCGGCGGGATGTTCTCGCTCGAGGGGCCGGAGGGCCTGCGTTTCCTCACGCGCTCCCGGCTGTTCACGGACGAGGAGTCGGTGCGCCTGCAGGCGCTGGAGGACGCCCCGCACGACGCGGAGGCTGGCTGA
- a CDS encoding alpha/beta hydrolase, translating into MPYFQTYDPQDEARAHAELRRLDTLSTHHDVAWRDVHVRWRRFDPITPAATPRPPLVLLHGGHGSWMHWARNIEALSAGRVLWLPDLPGYSDSAAPDAPAPGQPPLEPLLEALAGSFAALVEPTVPIDLGGFSFGGFVASQFALRRGAIRRLALIGSGGHGTLRRLAVEMVNWRGADDRDAERAALLHNLAALMLHERAAIDPLAFAIHDLSCHATRFRSKEVSLAGGLQAALAALDVPQLLLWGEFDVTADPRPLVASLVAGHPRREGAVIDGAGHWAQFERAAAVNDRLLRFLD; encoded by the coding sequence GTGCCCTACTTCCAGACCTACGACCCCCAGGACGAAGCGCGCGCGCACGCCGAACTTCGTCGCCTCGACACCCTCTCGACCCACCACGACGTCGCGTGGCGCGACGTCCACGTGCGCTGGCGACGCTTCGACCCGATCACACCGGCGGCCACGCCACGGCCGCCGCTCGTGCTGCTGCACGGTGGTCACGGCAGCTGGATGCACTGGGCGCGGAACATCGAGGCGCTCTCGGCCGGGCGCGTCCTGTGGCTTCCCGACCTGCCGGGCTACAGCGATTCGGCCGCACCCGACGCGCCGGCCCCCGGGCAACCGCCGCTCGAACCCCTGCTGGAGGCGCTCGCCGGCAGCTTCGCCGCGCTGGTCGAACCGACGGTGCCGATCGACCTGGGCGGCTTCTCCTTCGGCGGCTTCGTCGCCTCGCAGTTCGCCCTGCGCCGTGGGGCGATCCGGCGGCTGGCGCTGATCGGCAGCGGCGGCCACGGCACCCTGAGGCGTCTGGCCGTGGAGATGGTGAACTGGCGCGGCGCCGACGACCGCGACGCCGAACGCGCCGCGCTGCTGCACAACCTCGCCGCGCTGATGCTGCACGAGCGCGCGGCGATCGATCCGCTCGCCTTCGCCATCCACGACCTCTCCTGCCATGCCACGCGCTTTCGCAGCAAGGAGGTCTCGCTCGCCGGCGGGCTCCAGGCCGCGCTGGCTGCGCTGGACGTGCCGCAACTCCTGCTGTGGGGCGAGTTCGACGTCACGGCGGACCCCCGGCCACTGGTGGCGAGCCTCGTCGCGGGCCACCCCCGGCGCGAAGGCGCGGTGATCGACGGCGCCGGGCACTGGGCGCAGTTCGAACGCGCGGCGGCGGTGAACGATCGCCTGCTGCGCTTCCTGGACTGA
- a CDS encoding TonB-dependent receptor, protein MAQRIVRRRAAARRPASSPTSGAIAASAPRATPGGGLREGAALPFGALMLAASVGSWAQSAPADAGANRTLDTVTVTDQAEVQGKDQVQTTRTSIGKGTQDIRDIPQSINVITEKLIDDVKLDTLKDALHYSAGITFAATENGTDQDIRLRGFPVASTGDLLIDGMRDPSQYERDTFNLDRIEVLRGSASMIFGRGSTGGVINQVTKKPVLADQTDLVGTVGSRGYYRGTADFNKRLGEDAAFRLNAMWNKADNGGAKVDKYGIAPSYSWGIGSRDEFNVGLYHLNVDNVPQSAVRWVASGARGVTGYTAAGAPIQGGLGTLAPIRPGDFYGTTADRLTGRASYVNGSWNHIFNDGSELRTQIRSGTFDRNQWSTAVGAGTTLGQPTTTANFGDATVLTRAGLTPRKDRYQGTYLQSDYSKQLDWGSTKHQLLAGIDASRESADRYQNDAFTNNAILGRGLGTRPNTLVGNPNDGAGLVGTGIEPLYRQSSGYSAKSFGAYFQDLVQVAPYWKVLGGVRYDRLNGDFDQYGYVNPSCVTRVAAGNVAAGTNIGTPVNGCVGGNQLYRPGTPVPNIASTNLSQGAWSYRTGVLFQPSATQSYHVSYSTSFNASADTYQYVSPQTANTPPEKSRNVEIGAKLDWLDGKLSTRAAIFRTEKTNERTSDADFANNSFLLSGKRHSQGLELDVVGRLSPQWEIYASYSFIPKATIDAAGSTPTPGTVGSRVGLTPRQTGAMWLSYQATPKLRLAGGLRGASENRPLQGTSGAASLANSTPGYVVSDLMAEYKFTRDLYAQVNVTNVTNKLYGDQLYPGFAITGVPRTFLFTVGARF, encoded by the coding sequence TTGGCCCAAAGAATCGTTCGCCGCCGTGCCGCGGCGCGCCGTCCCGCATCCTCCCCGACCTCGGGCGCCATCGCGGCGTCCGCCCCCCGGGCCACGCCCGGCGGCGGCCTGCGCGAGGGCGCGGCGCTGCCGTTCGGGGCGCTGATGCTGGCGGCCTCGGTCGGCAGCTGGGCGCAGTCGGCACCGGCCGACGCGGGGGCGAACCGCACGCTCGACACCGTCACGGTCACCGACCAGGCGGAGGTGCAGGGCAAGGACCAGGTCCAGACCACACGCACCAGCATCGGCAAGGGCACGCAGGACATCCGCGACATCCCGCAGTCCATCAACGTCATCACCGAGAAGCTGATCGACGACGTCAAGCTCGACACGCTCAAGGACGCGCTGCACTACTCGGCCGGCATCACCTTCGCGGCGACCGAGAACGGCACCGACCAGGACATCCGCCTGCGCGGCTTCCCGGTCGCGAGCACCGGCGACCTGCTGATCGACGGCATGCGCGACCCCTCGCAGTACGAGCGCGACACCTTCAACCTCGACCGCATCGAGGTGCTGCGGGGTTCCGCGTCGATGATCTTCGGCCGGGGCTCCACCGGCGGCGTGATCAACCAGGTCACCAAGAAGCCGGTGCTGGCCGACCAGACCGACCTGGTCGGCACGGTGGGCTCGCGCGGCTATTACCGCGGCACGGCCGATTTCAACAAGCGTCTGGGCGAAGACGCCGCGTTCCGCCTGAACGCCATGTGGAACAAGGCCGACAACGGCGGCGCCAAGGTCGACAAGTACGGCATCGCGCCCTCGTACAGCTGGGGCATCGGCTCGCGCGACGAGTTCAACGTCGGTCTCTACCACCTGAACGTCGACAACGTGCCGCAGTCGGCGGTGCGCTGGGTGGCCTCGGGCGCGCGGGGCGTGACCGGCTACACGGCCGCCGGTGCGCCGATCCAGGGCGGCCTGGGCACGCTGGCGCCGATCCGGCCCGGTGACTTCTACGGCACCACGGCGGACCGTCTGACGGGCCGGGCGAGCTACGTCAACGGCTCGTGGAACCACATCTTCAACGACGGCAGCGAGCTGCGCACCCAGATCCGCAGCGGCACCTTCGACCGCAACCAGTGGTCGACCGCCGTCGGCGCCGGCACCACGCTGGGCCAGCCCACGACGACCGCCAACTTCGGCGACGCCACGGTCCTCACGCGCGCCGGCCTGACGCCGCGCAAGGACCGCTACCAGGGCACCTACCTGCAGAGCGACTACAGCAAGCAGCTCGACTGGGGCAGCACCAAGCACCAGCTGCTCGCGGGCATCGACGCCTCCAGGGAATCGGCCGACCGCTACCAGAACGACGCCTTCACCAACAACGCCATCCTCGGGCGCGGCCTGGGCACGCGGCCCAACACCCTCGTGGGCAACCCCAACGACGGCGCCGGTCTCGTGGGCACCGGCATCGAGCCGCTCTACCGGCAGTCCAGCGGCTACTCGGCCAAGTCCTTCGGCGCCTATTTCCAGGACCTGGTGCAGGTGGCGCCGTACTGGAAGGTGCTCGGCGGCGTGCGCTACGACCGGCTCAACGGCGACTTCGACCAGTACGGCTATGTCAATCCGTCGTGCGTGACCCGCGTGGCCGCCGGCAATGTCGCCGCCGGCACCAACATCGGCACGCCGGTGAACGGCTGCGTCGGCGGCAACCAGCTCTACCGCCCCGGCACCCCGGTGCCCAACATCGCCAGCACCAACCTGTCGCAGGGCGCCTGGAGCTACCGCACCGGCGTGCTGTTCCAGCCGTCGGCGACGCAGTCCTACCACGTCTCCTACAGCACCTCGTTCAACGCCTCGGCCGACACCTACCAGTACGTGTCGCCGCAGACCGCCAACACGCCGCCGGAGAAGAGCCGCAACGTCGAGATCGGCGCCAAGCTCGACTGGCTCGACGGCAAGCTGTCCACGCGCGCCGCGATCTTCCGCACCGAGAAGACCAACGAGCGCACCAGCGACGCCGACTTCGCCAACAACTCTTTCCTGCTGTCGGGCAAGCGCCATTCGCAGGGCCTGGAGCTCGACGTGGTCGGCAGGCTCTCGCCACAGTGGGAGATCTACGCGTCCTACTCGTTCATCCCCAAGGCCACCATCGACGCGGCCGGCAGCACGCCCACGCCCGGCACGGTCGGCTCGCGCGTGGGCCTCACGCCGCGCCAGACCGGCGCGATGTGGCTGAGCTACCAGGCCACGCCCAAGCTGCGCCTGGCCGGTGGCCTGCGCGGCGCTTCGGAAAACCGGCCGCTGCAGGGCACGAGCGGCGCCGCCAGCCTGGCCAACAGCACGCCGGGCTACGTGGTCAGCGACCTGATGGCCGAGTACAAGTTCACGCGCGACCTGTATGCGCAGGTCAACGTGACGAACGTGACCAACAAGCTCTACGGCGACCAGCTCTACCCGGGCTTCGCCATCACCGGCGTGCCGCGCACCTTCCTGTTCACGGTGGGCGCGCGGTTCTGA
- a CDS encoding Fe2+-dependent dioxygenase, whose product MLVHIQGLLQADEVRQARQILDDAPWEDGRLTAGEQSARAKRNEQLREDCDATRAAQRLLLAGLERHALFFSAALPKQISPPLFNRYGGSANSFGNHVDSAVRFLRDGSGRVRTDISCTVFLSAPESYDGGELVIEDTFGEKRVKLAAGDMVLYPGTSVHRVLPVTRGQRVASYFWIQSMVRSDEQRRLLFDMDHHLRDLRTRLGETDPACIGLTSTYHNLLRAWLDV is encoded by the coding sequence ATGCTCGTGCACATCCAGGGCCTGCTGCAGGCCGACGAAGTCCGCCAGGCGCGGCAGATCCTGGACGACGCGCCGTGGGAGGACGGTCGCCTGACGGCGGGCGAGCAGTCGGCGCGCGCCAAGCGCAACGAGCAGCTGCGCGAGGACTGCGACGCGACGCGTGCCGCGCAGCGCCTGCTGCTCGCCGGGCTGGAGCGCCACGCGCTGTTCTTCTCGGCGGCGCTGCCCAAGCAGATCTCGCCGCCGCTGTTCAACCGCTATGGCGGCAGCGCCAACAGTTTCGGCAACCACGTCGACAGCGCCGTGCGCTTCCTGCGCGACGGCTCGGGCAGGGTGCGCACCGACATCTCGTGCACCGTGTTCCTGTCCGCGCCCGAGTCCTACGACGGCGGCGAACTGGTCATCGAGGACACCTTCGGCGAGAAGCGCGTCAAGCTGGCGGCCGGCGACATGGTGCTCTACCCGGGCACCAGCGTGCACCGGGTGCTGCCGGTCACGCGCGGCCAGCGCGTGGCGAGCTATTTCTGGATCCAGAGCATGGTGCGCAGCGACGAGCAGCGGCGCCTGCTGTTCGACATGGACCATCACCTGCGCGACCTGCGCACCCGCCTGGGCGAAACCGATCCGGCCTGCATCGGCCTGACGAGCACCTATCACAACCTGCTGCGCGCGTGGCTCGACGTCTGA